Proteins co-encoded in one Callospermophilus lateralis isolate mCalLat2 chromosome 2, mCalLat2.hap1, whole genome shotgun sequence genomic window:
- the Aqp7 gene encoding aquaporin-7 isoform X3: MAQVGGQRRSNSNFKMVSWSVLMRMQATLQKEMVREFLAEFMSTYVMMVFGLGAIAHMVLGGKKFGSYLSVNLAFGFGVTIGMHVAGNISGAHMNAAVTFTTCALGRMPWRKFPVYVLGQFLGSFMAAVTIYSLFYTAIIHFSGNLLTVTGPTATAGIFATYLPEHMILWRGFLDEMFITGMLQLCLFAITDKDNNPALRGTEALVVGLLIVIIGASLGMNSGYAMNPSRDLPPRFFTFIAGWGKQVFRCCWARIQCVELQ, from the exons ATGGCTCAAGTAGGTGGGCAGAGGCG ATCCAACAGCAACTTCAAGATGGTCTCCTGGTCGGTGCTAATGAGGATGCAAGCAACACTGCAGAAGGAGATGGTGCGGGAGTTCCTGGCTGAGTTCATGAGCACGTATGTCATGATG gtATTTGGCCTTGGTGCTATAGCCCATATGGTTCTAGGAGGGAAAAAATTTGGGAGCTACTTGAGTGTCAACTTGGCTTTTGGCTTTGGAGTCACCATAGGAATGCATGTGGCAGGCAACATCTCTG gggCCCATATGAATGCAGCTGTGACCTTCACCACCTGCGCTTTAGGTCGCATGCCTTGGAGGAAGTTTCCTGTGTATGTTCTGggtcagtttctgggctccttcaTGGCTGCTGTCACCATCTACAGCCTCTTCTATA CGGCCATTATCCACTTCTCTGGCAACCTTCTGACAGTGACTGGTCCCACGGCCACTGCTGGCATTTTTGCCACTTACCTTCCTGAACACATGATATTGTGGAGGGGCTTCCTGGATGAG ATGTTTATCACAGGGATGCTCCAGCTATGTCTCTTTGCCATCACGGACAAGGACAACAATCCAGCACTTCGAGGGACAGAGGCTCTGGTGGTCGGCCTCCTCATTGTCATCATCGGAGCGTCCCTAGGCATGAACTCAGGATATGCTATGAACCCGTCCCGGGACCTGCCTCCTCGCTTCTTCACTTTCATTGCTGGCTGGGGCAAACAGGTGTTCAG
- the Aqp7 gene encoding aquaporin-7 isoform X4 encodes MAQVGGQRRSNSNFKMVSWSVLMRMQATLQKEMVREFLAEFMSTYVMMVFGLGAIAHMVLGGKKFGSYLSVNLAFGFGVTIGMHVAGNISGAHMNAAVTFTTCALGRMPWRKFPVYVLGQFLGSFMAAVTIYSLFYTAIIHFSGNLLTVTGPTATAGIFATYLPEHMILWRGFLDEMFITGMLQLCLFAITDKDNNPALRGTEALVVGLLIVIIGASLGMNSGYAMNPSRDLPPRFFTFIAGWGKQVFRDSK; translated from the exons ATGGCTCAAGTAGGTGGGCAGAGGCG ATCCAACAGCAACTTCAAGATGGTCTCCTGGTCGGTGCTAATGAGGATGCAAGCAACACTGCAGAAGGAGATGGTGCGGGAGTTCCTGGCTGAGTTCATGAGCACGTATGTCATGATG gtATTTGGCCTTGGTGCTATAGCCCATATGGTTCTAGGAGGGAAAAAATTTGGGAGCTACTTGAGTGTCAACTTGGCTTTTGGCTTTGGAGTCACCATAGGAATGCATGTGGCAGGCAACATCTCTG gggCCCATATGAATGCAGCTGTGACCTTCACCACCTGCGCTTTAGGTCGCATGCCTTGGAGGAAGTTTCCTGTGTATGTTCTGggtcagtttctgggctccttcaTGGCTGCTGTCACCATCTACAGCCTCTTCTATA CGGCCATTATCCACTTCTCTGGCAACCTTCTGACAGTGACTGGTCCCACGGCCACTGCTGGCATTTTTGCCACTTACCTTCCTGAACACATGATATTGTGGAGGGGCTTCCTGGATGAG ATGTTTATCACAGGGATGCTCCAGCTATGTCTCTTTGCCATCACGGACAAGGACAACAATCCAGCACTTCGAGGGACAGAGGCTCTGGTGGTCGGCCTCCTCATTGTCATCATCGGAGCGTCCCTAGGCATGAACTCAGGATATGCTATGAACCCGTCCCGGGACCTGCCTCCTCGCTTCTTCACTTTCATTGCTGGCTGGGGCAAACAGGTGTTCAG GGACTCCAAATGA
- the Aqp7 gene encoding aquaporin-7 isoform X1, with amino-acid sequence MAQVGGQRRSNSNFKMVSWSVLMRMQATLQKEMVREFLAEFMSTYVMMVFGLGAIAHMVLGGKKFGSYLSVNLAFGFGVTIGMHVAGNISGAHMNAAVTFTTCALGRMPWRKFPVYVLGQFLGSFMAAVTIYSLFYTAIIHFSGNLLTVTGPTATAGIFATYLPEHMILWRGFLDEMFITGMLQLCLFAITDKDNNPALRGTEALVVGLLIVIIGASLGMNSGYAMNPSRDLPPRFFTFIAGWGKQVFSAGDNWWWVPVVAPLLGAYLGGIIYVIFIGSSIPRKPQSLENSMVCEDHRITELPKTSPSTTSPIAPSNQPVPSLSGSMPLEQF; translated from the exons ATGGCTCAAGTAGGTGGGCAGAGGCG ATCCAACAGCAACTTCAAGATGGTCTCCTGGTCGGTGCTAATGAGGATGCAAGCAACACTGCAGAAGGAGATGGTGCGGGAGTTCCTGGCTGAGTTCATGAGCACGTATGTCATGATG gtATTTGGCCTTGGTGCTATAGCCCATATGGTTCTAGGAGGGAAAAAATTTGGGAGCTACTTGAGTGTCAACTTGGCTTTTGGCTTTGGAGTCACCATAGGAATGCATGTGGCAGGCAACATCTCTG gggCCCATATGAATGCAGCTGTGACCTTCACCACCTGCGCTTTAGGTCGCATGCCTTGGAGGAAGTTTCCTGTGTATGTTCTGggtcagtttctgggctccttcaTGGCTGCTGTCACCATCTACAGCCTCTTCTATA CGGCCATTATCCACTTCTCTGGCAACCTTCTGACAGTGACTGGTCCCACGGCCACTGCTGGCATTTTTGCCACTTACCTTCCTGAACACATGATATTGTGGAGGGGCTTCCTGGATGAG ATGTTTATCACAGGGATGCTCCAGCTATGTCTCTTTGCCATCACGGACAAGGACAACAATCCAGCACTTCGAGGGACAGAGGCTCTGGTGGTCGGCCTCCTCATTGTCATCATCGGAGCGTCCCTAGGCATGAACTCAGGATATGCTATGAACCCGTCCCGGGACCTGCCTCCTCGCTTCTTCACTTTCATTGCTGGCTGGGGCAAACAGGTGTTCAG TGCTGGGGACAACTGGTGGTGGGTGCCAGTGGTGGCACCACTCCTAGGTGCCTACCTAGGTGGCATCATCTATGTCATCTTCATTGGCTCCAGCATCCCACGGAAGCCTCAGAGTTTGGAGAACTCCATGGTGTGCGAAGATCACAGGATAACTGAATTGCCCAAGACCAGCCCATCCACGACCTCCCCCATTGCCCCTTCAAACCAGCCTGTCCCATCCTTAAGTGGCTCCATGCCTTTAGAGCAGTTCTAA
- the Aqp7 gene encoding aquaporin-7 isoform X2: MAQVGGQRRSNSNFKMVSWSVLMRMQATLQKEMVREFLAEFMSTYVMMVFGLGAIAHMVLGGKKFGSYLSVNLAFGFGVTIGMHVAGNISGAHMNAAVTFTTCALGRMPWRKFPVYVLGQFLGSFMAAVTIYSLFYTAIIHFSGNLLTVTGPTATAGIFATYLPEHMILWRGFLDEMFITGMLQLCLFAITDKDNNPALRGTEALVVGLLIVIIGASLGMNSGYAMNPSRDLPPRFFTFIAGWGKQVFSIPRKPQSLENSMVCEDHRITELPKTSPSTTSPIAPSNQPVPSLSGSMPLEQF; this comes from the exons ATGGCTCAAGTAGGTGGGCAGAGGCG ATCCAACAGCAACTTCAAGATGGTCTCCTGGTCGGTGCTAATGAGGATGCAAGCAACACTGCAGAAGGAGATGGTGCGGGAGTTCCTGGCTGAGTTCATGAGCACGTATGTCATGATG gtATTTGGCCTTGGTGCTATAGCCCATATGGTTCTAGGAGGGAAAAAATTTGGGAGCTACTTGAGTGTCAACTTGGCTTTTGGCTTTGGAGTCACCATAGGAATGCATGTGGCAGGCAACATCTCTG gggCCCATATGAATGCAGCTGTGACCTTCACCACCTGCGCTTTAGGTCGCATGCCTTGGAGGAAGTTTCCTGTGTATGTTCTGggtcagtttctgggctccttcaTGGCTGCTGTCACCATCTACAGCCTCTTCTATA CGGCCATTATCCACTTCTCTGGCAACCTTCTGACAGTGACTGGTCCCACGGCCACTGCTGGCATTTTTGCCACTTACCTTCCTGAACACATGATATTGTGGAGGGGCTTCCTGGATGAG ATGTTTATCACAGGGATGCTCCAGCTATGTCTCTTTGCCATCACGGACAAGGACAACAATCCAGCACTTCGAGGGACAGAGGCTCTGGTGGTCGGCCTCCTCATTGTCATCATCGGAGCGTCCCTAGGCATGAACTCAGGATATGCTATGAACCCGTCCCGGGACCTGCCTCCTCGCTTCTTCACTTTCATTGCTGGCTGGGGCAAACAGGTGTTCAG CATCCCACGGAAGCCTCAGAGTTTGGAGAACTCCATGGTGTGCGAAGATCACAGGATAACTGAATTGCCCAAGACCAGCCCATCCACGACCTCCCCCATTGCCCCTTCAAACCAGCCTGTCCCATCCTTAAGTGGCTCCATGCCTTTAGAGCAGTTCTAA